Part of the Limihaloglobus sulfuriphilus genome is shown below.
GGGATATCGTTACCTAAGGCCGCCGCCAGAGTGGCAAGCATATCCGTAAGCACTGTAAGCTGATTGCTTTGAGAACCGGCTTTTATCTTACCCGGCCATTTTGCCACAAACGGAACCCTCAGCCCGCCTTCATAGATATCGCCTTTATCGCCCCGCCATTTGCCGTTGGGGTTGTAGTTATACTCTGCAAACGCAGGCGTGCTGTCATCAACGCCGCCGTTATCACTGGTAAATATAAACAGCGTGCCGTTTTCAACGCCGCACTCTTTGAGAGTTTCCATTATCTGGCCGACGGACCAGTCGGTCTCCATCACAAAATCGCCATAATCGCCGACATCACTTTTACCCTTGAATCTGCCGGCAGGGGTGTATGGGGTGTGAGGGCTGCTCGTAGGAAAATACAGGAAGAACGGCTCGTCCTTATTGTCCTTTATGTATTGCTGAGCTCTTATAGTAAGATCAGAGAGCACCTCATCTTCGTTCCACCTGGCATCTGAGCCGCCCTCCTGCAGATAACCCCTGATGCCGGCCTCGGGGCTTTGAATCATCCTGACCGGATCATCCGGGTCATGCCTGAATATCGTGTCATTTTCCATATAGACATATGGGGGATAAAAATGACCAACCGGCAGACCAAAGAAATAATCAAAACCGATCTCATTGGGGCCGGGATGAATCGGCGGCCTGAAATGTGTTTCACCGTCAAAATCGTTCGGCGGATACATACGTGTACCAAGGTGCCATTTGCCGATACAGGCGGTCTTATAACCCTGTTCTTTGAATAGCGATGCGAGTGTGAAGCTGCCCGGCTCAACAAGCAGGGGAGTGTTAGCGATAACTCCTCTCTTGAGCCACGTCCGCCAGCAATACCGCCCGGTCAAAAGACCGTAGCGGCTCGGGGTGCATATCGCCGCCGGCGCGTGGGCGTTGGTGAACTTCATGCCCTGCTCGGCAAGCCGGTCGATATTCGGCGTCTTTATCCGGTTTTCACCATAACAGCCGACATCGTTCCAGCCCATATCGTCCACGAAAAAGAAAACGACGTTGGGTTTTTTCGTTTTTGAATTACCTGCCGCCGAAGCAAACACGCCCGGATTTGAAAATATACCGGCAAACGCTCCCGCCGCCGCTGCTTTAAGGAAATCACGTCTATTGGACATAGTTTTAAATCTGCTTATAAGAAGTAATTAAAAGCGGGCATTTCTGCCCGCTGTTTGTGTTATGCTGTATTACTCAACGCCTGTCAGCCATTCAGCCGCAAGCATTGCAAAGTCTGTCAGGTCAACAGAGCCGTCGCCGGAAATATCACCCTGCGGTGTAACGCCTGTGGCGGTTACAACTGTCTGATCGAGGTCAACATCATAAACGGCCTCGATATTGCCGATGCCGCCGTCAGCTACGAGAGTACCTGCGGCAACCATATCAGCAACCCTTGTCTCAACCTTGTCACCGGAGAGTATCAGCTTGCCCCAGACGATATCTACCTGGCCGTTCATGACCCAGACGTCGCCGGCGTACATTGTGCCGTCAATAATCTTGATATACCCGTATTTATCAGGGCTCAGGCTGTCGGGATCCTCGTTCCAGCCAAGCAGTACCACTCCGCCGGTGCCGTCAGGCTTTGGCGGACAGTTAAACTCGCCTCCGGTCTCGATATAGAGCTCAGCCCTTCCTTTGGGGCCAAGGGTTACAGGGTAATCCTGATCATCTGCCGTACTGGCATTGAGAACACCGCCTCTTTTGATGGTAATGGTGCTTGTCTTTTCGATTGCATCCTGCATGAAACATACGTTTAATTTGTTTGTATTGAAGGTGCCCCCGTCAACAACAAGTTTACCGACAGAATCAACAGGATCGTTTCCGCCGATTAAAGTAACGTCGGAAATATTTACCGTTCCGCCGTTTACAAACATATCACCCTCTGCGTCACAGCCGATGTAGATTGTAGGAGTATCAACCGTGCCCGCACTTTCGACATAGAAAATACCGTGTCCGAGATGATCCGGATTCGTGGATACAGAAATATGAGTTGTCGCCGTCACACTTCCATCGTCAAGACGAAGCACAATAGGAGATCCGCCCGAAGATACCTCCAGCGTATCAGCAAGTGCGGCATACCCTTCACTGATGTGAACAATCTCACCTACATTGTTAATGACAACGCGGTCTGTCTCATTGGGCAGGCGGAACGGCCAGACAGGGCTGCCGTCGTTCCAGTCACTCCAGTTAAACATATCTGACCACTCAATGGCATCTCCATCACCGGTCCATAAAACAGTTTCGGAAATGGCAGGCGAAACAGTGAGTAATAATCCAAATATTGAAACGAAGAACAATCTTCTGTATAATACCTTATTCATAATAAACTCCATTAGTATAGTTTAGTTGTTATTATTATTTACAGAGCCTGGACTTACTTGAGCCAGTCATTGGCAATAATCATCATATCATTGATATCCACGATATAATCTCCTGTAATATCTGCCTTTGGGCGCACATTTGAAGCTGTAACCACGGTCTGATCCATATCAGCGTCATATTCAAACTCGACAGTACCGTCGCCGCCGTCGGCTACGATTACGCCCGCAGAGACAAGCGTGGGTATCCTGCCGGTACCGGTAGAAGTTTTATCTCCGGCGAGAATCAGTTCGCCCCAGAGAATATTTATCTGCCCGCTGTCAGCGGAGTTGTATCTTACCCATATATCCTGGGCGTACATGGTTCCATCTTCAATCTCGATATAGCCGAACCTGTTGGGATTGAGCGGAACGTCAACATCATTGATCCAGCCGATAAGGACAATTCCTCCGCCGCCGCCGGAGCTTGGCGGGCAGTTAAATGTACCGCCGGACTGGATGTACATCTCACCCCGGCCTTTGCCGCCCAGACTCAGAGGATAGGTGTTGTCACTGTTTATATTCAGGTTGAGCACACCGCCGTTTTTGATTACAACAGTACTTGTTTTCTCGGTACCGTTAGCGTAGCTTGCAACATTCATGGACTTGGAGTTGAACGTGCCCCCGTCAACTACAAGAAGCCCCTCAGAATCTTCAGGATCATCGCGTCCGAGCCAGGTTTGCGCCGCCACATCAACAGTGCCGCCATTTACAAACATCTCGCCCTTAGCTGTACGGCCGATATACATGTGGTTATTGCAGTCAATATAGCCCTGGCTCTCGACATATACAATACCATGCCCGTTAAAGTCTGCGTTTGCCGTGAGCTTCATCTCTCCTGCGGTTGTTACACTGCCGTTAATGACTTTTAAAGTAGTCACAGCGCTTCCGATAGAAACCTCAAGGCCGTTGGCCAGAGCCGCGAAACCATCGTTGATCTCAACGACCGCGCCGGCCTTGTTGATCATAACCCTGTCGGTTTCATTGGGCAGTCTGAAAGGCCAGATCGGATCACCGGCATTATAATCAGCCCAGTTATCAACATCTGACCAGTTCACACCGTCGCCGTCGCCTACCCAGTCAACAAGCGCGGAAAACGAATCAGAAATGCAAAACAGAAAAACTGAAACCACCAATAAAAACAATAATCTGCACGATAGCTTTTTCATAATAAACTCCATATAAAACTATTCTTTATTAAGCCGCCGGATACACTCTGCAGGCCAGAGACCCCGGCAACTTTACTATTACTGCATTAAACTACCAATAAGGTTATTAAACCGTTTTAGATTATCCTTAAAAAACGATAAGATGTCAACTTTTT
Proteins encoded:
- a CDS encoding sulfatase family protein; the protein is MSNRRDFLKAAAAGAFAGIFSNPGVFASAAGNSKTKKPNVVFFFVDDMGWNDVGCYGENRIKTPNIDRLAEQGMKFTNAHAPAAICTPSRYGLLTGRYCWRTWLKRGVIANTPLLVEPGSFTLASLFKEQGYKTACIGKWHLGTRMYPPNDFDGETHFRPPIHPGPNEIGFDYFFGLPVGHFYPPYVYMENDTIFRHDPDDPVRMIQSPEAGIRGYLQEGGSDARWNEDEVLSDLTIRAQQYIKDNKDEPFFLYFPTSSPHTPYTPAGRFKGKSDVGDYGDFVMETDWSVGQIMETLKECGVENGTLFIFTSDNGGVDDSTPAFAEYNYNPNGKWRGDKGDIYEGGLRVPFVAKWPGKIKAGSQSNQLTVLTDMLATLAAALGNDIPEYAGPDSCNILPAFFGEENLHRDRGIVLHSRGGMFAIIRGDWKYIHGSGDGEFVPGNHPTPDEDTEGQLFNLRTDPYEKDDRIKEYPEKAKVLRNFLRKYYSQGHSKG